One window from the genome of Cricetulus griseus strain 17A/GY chromosome 2, alternate assembly CriGri-PICRH-1.0, whole genome shotgun sequence encodes:
- the Lrrtm2 gene encoding leucine-rich repeat transmembrane neuronal protein 2: ISYLLVFLKLYSAGLHFKWPLGAPMLAAIYAMSVVLKMLPALGMACPPKCRCEKLLFYCDSQGFHSVPNATDKGSLGLSLRHNHITALERDQFASFSQLTWLHLDHNQISTVKEDAFQGLYKLKELILSSNKIFYLPNTTFTQLINLQNLDLSFNQLSSLHPELFYGLRKLQTLHLRSNSLRTIPVRLFWDCRSLEFLDLSTNRLRSLARNGFAGLIKLRELHLEHNQLTKINFAHFLRLSSLHTLFLQWNKISNLTCGMEWTWSTLEKLDLTGNEIKAIDLTVFETMPNLKILLLDNNKLSSLDSKILNSLRSLTTVGLSGNLWECSSRVCALASWLGSFQGRWEHSILCHSPDHTQGEDILDAVHGFQLCWNLSTTVTAMATTYREPTTEYTKRISSSSYHVGDKEIPTTAGMAVTTEEHFPEPDNAIFTQRVITGTMALLFSFFFIIFIVFISRKCCPPTLRRIRQCSMIQNHRQLRSQTRLHMSNMSDQGPYNEYEPTHEGPFIIINGYGQCKCQQLPYKECEV; the protein is encoded by the coding sequence ATATCCTATCTTCTTGTTTTCCTTAAATTATATTCTGCAGGCTTACATTTCAAGTGGCCATTAGGGGCCCCTATGCTGGCAGCAATATATGCAATGAGTGTGGTTTTAAAAATGCTGCCTGCCCTGGGTATGGCGTGTCCACCCAAATGCCGCTGTGAGAAGCTGCTATTCTACTGCGACTCTCAGGGCTTCCATTCAGTGCCAAACGCCACTGACAAGGGTTCTCTGGGCCTGTCCCTGAGGCACAATCACATCACAGCGCTTGAAAGAGATCAATTTGCCAGCTTCAGTCAACTCACCTGGCTCCACTTAGATCACAATCAAATTTCAACAGTAAAAGAAGATGCTTTCCAAGGACTATATAAACTTAAGGAGTTAATCTTAAGTTCCAACAAAATATTTTACTTGCCAAACACAACTTTTACCCAACTGATTAACCTGCAAAATTTGGACCTGTCTTTTAATCAGCTGTCATCTCTGCATCCTGAGCTCTTCTATGGCCTTCGGAAGCTGCAGACCTTGCATTTGCGTTCCAACTCCCTGCGGACTATCCCAGTACGCCTGTTCTGGGACTGTCGTAGTCTAGAGTTTCTGGATCTGAGCACAAACCGTTTGCGAAGTCTAGCTCGAAATGGATTTGCAGGATTAATCAAACTGAGAGAGCTTCACCTAGAGCACAACCAGCTGACAAAGATTAATTTTGCTCATTTCCTCCGGCTAAGCAGTCTGCACACACTCTTCTTACAATGGAACAAAATCAGCAACTTAACGTGTGGGATGGAGTGGACCTGGAGCACTTTAGAAAAGCTAGACCTAACTGGAAATGAAATCAAAGCCATCGACTTAACAGTGTTTGAAACCATGCCTAATCTTAAAATACTCCTCCTGGATAACAACAAGTTAAGCAGTCTTGATTCCAAAATCTTAAACTCCCTGAGGTCCCTCACAACCGTTGGCCTCTCTGGCAATCTGTGGGAATGCAGCTCCCGAGTATGTGCTCTGGCCTCCTGGCTGGGTAGTTTCCAAGGTCGGTGGGAGCATTCCATCCTATGCCATAGCCCTGACCACACCCAAGGAGAGGATATTCTAGATGCAGTCCACGGGTTTCAGCTCTGCTGGAATTTATCAACCACTGTCACTGCCATGGCTACAACTTATAGAGAACCAACCACTGAATATACAAAAAGAATAAGCTCATCAAGTTACCATGTAGGAGACAAAGAAATTCCAACTACTGCAGGCATGGCAGTTACCACAGAGGAACACTTTCCTGAACCAGACAATGCCATCTTTACTCAGCGAGTAATTACAGGAACAAtggctttattgttttctttcttttttattatctttatagtGTTCATTTCCAGGAAGTGCTGCCCTCCCACTTTAAGAAGAATTAGGCAGTGCTCAATGATTCAGAACCACAGGCAGCTCCGATCCCAAACTCGACTCCATATGTCAAACATGTCAGACCAAGGACCGTATAATGAGTATGAACCCACCCATGAAGGACCTTTCATCATCATTAATGGTTATGGACAGTGCAAGTGTCAGCAGCTGCCATACAAAGAATGTGAAGTATAA